The Bacillaceae bacterium IKA-2 DNA window ATAATTTGCCAACTAATAGTAGCCATTAGCGCACCGTATAGGACATGGCGAAACGATAATTTTCTGTTTGGAGCAATCATGTAAACAAGCATTAGAACGGATGTCATAATTACCGCACCAATCAACCAGCGAAGACGATTTAAAATAACAAAAGTCTCTTCAGGAATGAAAAACAGTTCATTTATACTGGTTAAGATTAAGTTCCCAAAAACCGGAAGTAATAAAGTTACGAAAAATACGATAACTGTACCGAACGTCAAAAAAATAGACAACAATCTTATCTTCAAAAAAGAGCGTGTTTCAATGATGTTATGAGCTCTATTAAGTGCGTGTATTAAGGCATTTATTCCATTCGATGAGGTCCATATCGTTGCTAAAATACCAAAAGATAATAAACCACCTTTAGGTTCTTGTATTACTTCTAATACAGTTTCAGTAAATAACTCGGCCAGTTCTGGAGGTGCAACGTCGTGAACAAAATTGTAGATGACTTCCACATCAAGCGGTAAATAAGGAAGTAATGATAAAAGAAAAATAAGAAAAGGAAAGATAGAAAGCATAAAATAAAAGGCTAATGTAGCTGCCCAATCTTGGATAGGATCTTTTTTTATTTGTTCATAAAATTCTTTAGAAAATAAAAGAGCTGTTTGAATACTTTTCAATAAAAGCACCACCTTCTACTAGTTATTAGTAAATACCCCATTTATTATGTAGTTGAAACTCAAATCAATTCAGTTACATATTTTATTTTAAACTAATCCGAAAAATAAACAAATTCATACAAGTAGGGATTTTAGAAAAGCAATTTTAAAAAACAAAAAAAATTTCAGTCGCCCATTTGATACTTTTTCTATGCTACAATAAACTAATAAATAAGGGCGAATATTGAAAAAATTAGGATGCAGAAGGAGATAGGGTTCATGTATATACGTAATGCAGTAATGAGCGATGTAATGACAATCTATAATTTAATTGATTTATATGCAAAAGATGGAATAGTCTTAGCAAGAACCCGTGCATCCATTTATGAAAATCTCCAGTCTATGTATGTAGCTACTGAAAATAATGAAATTTTAGGAATTGCTGGGTTGCATATTTTAGGGGAAGATTTAGCAGAAATTCGATCATTAATTGTTTCTCCATCTCATTCCGGAAAGGGAATTGGTAAGGCGCTTGTCAATCAAATAGTAATAGAAACTGCCAAACTTGAAATTGAAAAATTATTAACATTAACCTATCAAGTTGAATTTTTTAAAAAATGTGGTTTTGAGATTGTTGAGAAAGAAACCATGCCTCAAAAAGTATGGAAAGATTGTATTAATTGTGCGAAGTTCCCAGTTTGTGATGAAACGGCTATGGTTAATCATGTTCGTAGTAGTAAAGTTGTTAAAGTAGAAATGGTTTAAAATTGGCAATTTTCTAATAATTATTGACAGTTAGAGCAATCATCGAATATAATCAAGATAACAAATCGTTTCTAGAAGGATTTACCTCTTTCATGCCCAACGATTGGATCATTTAATTTCTGGAAAATTATATAGTAACTTTAAACTGATAAATCTATTAACCTCCGAAAAACGGAGCAAAAAAGTAGAGCGAAGCCAGTTGTATCATTATTTATTATGATATAACTGGCTTTTTTTGTTAGTTATGAAAGTACAAACGTTCTCATTTTGCTAGTTATCTAACGGCTAATCCTGTCTCGTTTTATTCGATTCAGAGAGCTTGAGAAACTTATTTGGAGGTGTAAAATCAGTACGTAAAATCAAAAGATAATTATGCTTTAATTAAAACAATTGATATTGCTTCCTAAGGGACGTTTTCAAGCAGTTGTACAAAGTAAACTCGTTTCAGTAAGTTGAAACATCAGAAAATCAGGATAAAATTTAAAATCTATTGACAAGAGCAGGTGAGGACAATGTCTGGTGCATTAGATGGGATACGAGTTTTAGATTTAACTAGAGTTCTAGCTGGACCGTATTGCACCATGATTTTAGGAGATTTAGGTGCTGAAATTATTAAGGTCGAGGCTCCTGGCGGAAGTGATGATACCCGAGCATGGGGGCCGCCGTATACTGGCGGTGAAAGTGCTTATTATTTATGTGCGAATCGAAATAAAAGAGCGATTACATTAGATTTAAAGTCAGAGGCTGGAAAGAATGTTTTAGAAAAGCTAATTAAACAATCGGACGTGATTATTGAAAACTTCAAACATGGGACGATGGAAAAATGGGGACTAGGTTATGAGCAATTAAATATCTTAAATCCGCAAATTGTTCATTGTTCAATTACTGGCTTTGGTCATGAAGGACCCTATAAAGATTTACCAGGCTATGATTTTATTATCCAAGCAATGAGTGGTTTGATGAGTATTACAGGAAGTGAACAATCGGGACCGATGAAAGTAGGCGTAGCTATTTCAGATATTTTTACTGGCTTATATGCAGCAATCGGCATACAAGCTGCATTACTTGAGCGCAATCAATCGGGAATGGGGCAAAGTATTGACCTATCATTGTTTGATTCACAAATCAGTACACTTGCTAATGTGGCTAGTAATTATTTAGTGTCAGAAAAAAATCCAAAACCTCTAGGTAATGAACATCCTAATATTGTTCCTTATCAATCGTTCAATACGTTAGATGGACAGATTGCAGTGGCGGTTGGAAATGATGGTCAGTTTGTGAAATTTATGAACGTAATTGGCCTTAGTAACTTAAGTAAAGATGAAAGATATGCTACAAATCCAAAAAGGTTAGAAAACAGGAAAGAATTAGTTAAAGTGATTTCAGATCAAATGAGGCTAAAGGAAACACAGTTTTGGATAAAAAGTCTTCGTGAGAATGGAATACCATCTGGATCCATTAATACGATAGCTGAGATGTTTGAAGATCCTCAAGTTAAAGCAAGCGGAATAATAAAAGAGGTTTCTCATCCGACAGCTGGAATGATACGTCTTGTCGGTAGCCCACTCAAACTCTCACGAACACCAACAGAAGTGAG harbors:
- a CDS encoding YihY/virulence factor BrkB family protein — encoded protein: MKSIQTALLFSKEFYEQIKKDPIQDWAATLAFYFMLSIFPFLIFLLSLLPYLPLDVEVIYNFVHDVAPPELAELFTETVLEVIQEPKGGLLSFGILATIWTSSNGINALIHALNRAHNIIETRSFLKIRLLSIFLTFGTVIVFFVTLLLPVFGNLILTSINELFFIPEETFVILNRLRWLIGAVIMTSVLMLVYMIAPNRKLSFRHVLYGALMATISWQIISFSFSLYIANFNNFTATYGSLGGVIVLMLWFYLSGLILIIGGEINATLYNLREQK
- a CDS encoding N-acetyltransferase, whose protein sequence is MYIRNAVMSDVMTIYNLIDLYAKDGIVLARTRASIYENLQSMYVATENNEILGIAGLHILGEDLAEIRSLIVSPSHSGKGIGKALVNQIVIETAKLEIEKLLTLTYQVEFFKKCGFEIVEKETMPQKVWKDCINCAKFPVCDETAMVNHVRSSKVVKVEMV
- a CDS encoding CaiB/BaiF CoA-transferase family protein, with amino-acid sequence MSGALDGIRVLDLTRVLAGPYCTMILGDLGAEIIKVEAPGGSDDTRAWGPPYTGGESAYYLCANRNKRAITLDLKSEAGKNVLEKLIKQSDVIIENFKHGTMEKWGLGYEQLNILNPQIVHCSITGFGHEGPYKDLPGYDFIIQAMSGLMSITGSEQSGPMKVGVAISDIFTGLYAAIGIQAALLERNQSGMGQSIDLSLFDSQISTLANVASNYLVSEKNPKPLGNEHPNIVPYQSFNTLDGQIAVAVGNDGQFVKFMNVIGLSNLSKDERYATNPKRLENRKELVKVISDQMRLKETQFWIKSLRENGIPSGSINTIAEMFEDPQVKASGIIKEVSHPTAGMIRLVGSPLKLSRTPTEVRRHPPLAGEHTEEVLKEIGLSSSKISELKEKNII